Below is a genomic region from Gadus morhua chromosome 4, gadMor3.0, whole genome shotgun sequence.
AAAATAGCTGTCACAAGACTACTGCTGATGGAACCCATTCGACTTGGTTTGGCCCAATGAACAGACATCGAAACACATAAAAGCCTTgctcattgtgttttctttattaCCCGTAAAATAATCTTTCataatgtatattttttattgtcGGGGCTCCATTGGCGGAAAAAATACCAATTTAGTTGGTTGTTACTTTGAGGAAATAGGGACCTGGCCTTAGCTTTAATGGCTACCCTGGTTAGGATAAGCACAAATACCCAAATTGGTTGTCCACTAAACCTGTTCGGATCAAACCATATCCTAACCGGTTTGCCATTAAACCTTCTAGATCAAATTAAAGCCTTCTTTCCCTAACCCTTCTTCTTGTCCTTCTCTTTTTTATGATTAAACTATATGCATGCTATGAAAGGTTTATTGATGTAGTTGTAAATGGTAAACGGTAGTATCATAGTTGGTATTGGGTGTTTATGTGAGAGATGGTTAAGTGTAGGTATTATGAGGATGTAGCTAAGGATTAGGTTTGGTTATAGGCAAGGCTTGTGGTGAGGGGGTGTTAGGTAAACGGTAAGGGGTTTGTGTGGTAAAGATCATCTTTACCACCACTGGAACATCTGGCTGTAAGAACCAGCAGCAATTGTCTGCCATTGCTTACATTCCTTTTTCATGCAGGCCTTCCTGTGAAAACCAACAAACCATATCTTTCTCTCACTttgcttccctccccctctttggCGGCCATCATCAGGTCATCTTTAATATGCTCGGTACAGTGCTTGCAGGTGCAGTTGAAGTGGTACTGCTTCTTCAGTATGCGCTGGCGCTCGGCAGACAGGTTCAGGAAGTCCACGTAGCTCACTGTGAGCTCCACACCCTCCGCAACCTTCTCCAGGGCACGCAACTCaatccttcaaaataaaagcacgccagcattgagtgagtgtgtgcgtcaaCTCAGGAGTTAAAATAGTTTATTTAAACTcttttttaaatagtttattGTAAAATAAACCTCTTTTAATAAGTTGAAAGAGTAAAGAAACTATTTTAAGAGTTTATCTTAAGCTCTTTTTTAGGTAGGTGTTCACAAGACATAACCTTTATACCGGCGTCAATGAATACAAGCTGAGACCAACCTTCTCTTGGAGTGGAGGGCAGGGTTCAAGGCTGACTGACTTGAGAAAACAAGAGGAAAAAGCGTGTTTTTATCCTCCTTATCCTCTCACAGTCTATACTCTCAGAATGGAGGAGATTCACGTGCGGTTGGCCGACATACTTGCCGTGGTTGAGGATGACGGTGCAGTTAGGCCAGCAGTCGTGGTTGACCATACACAGGTTGGGGAAGAGGCCGACGCCCACAGCCTGAAGACCCCTCTGGTCACTCAGGGTGAAGGCGTTGCACTTGATCTGCGAGGAGAGCCATCTCGTTaagtcaaaaacacaaacacaaaaaggtgTTCATCCAATCCAATCAAAATATTGACAGAGCTCCATCAATAAAGTTTGATTGGATTGGATGACcacctttttgtgtttgtgtttttgacttaaacacaaacacacttcacaTTATATGTGACCTAGTCttatactacttctactactctATTTAAACAAGCATATTTACAATGCCGAAGATGTGTGAGATGTATTCCACTGGCTGCGGCTTCCGGGGGTTCTTGGGCCAGAAGTCCATGAATTTGTGGACGTCGATCTGGAGCTCCTCGCGGTCTTCGTCAGTCAGGTCGGACACGTGGTCCACCAGCTCGTCCACCGAGGTCAGCTGACCGTCCGAGACCACCCCCGTGTCCCTCTGGATGCGCCACAGCATGCGCGCCGCCAGGCTAGCAAAACAGGTTTGAGAACGGGCCGTCATTTGTTGCAGACGAATCCAATGTAGAAATGTTCCGATACCATTTTTTCCTTCCCGATaccgattcctgaacttgaggAATAGTTCCGATTTTTTTCAAACGACACCATTAACATTTATAGTCGATAATAATGCTACTTGCtacaataatacatttgtattattttagtTAAGAATCCATTATTTTCCGACTTGGTAGCTAAAACGCACGTAGGTCGGAGATCACACGTTTCCCATTACGACCATTACGACCATtacgaacgcagcataacactGCACGTGTTTGTGAAGTTCTTTGTCTGTGTAGTAAATTAGCTAATCATGTAATGGTATCCATCGGTGCACAGACTTGCATACTCGCCGATACTCCTCCAGTATCGGAGGAATTTTCAATACTTGTATCGGTATCGAAACAACAACTCTAATCCATTGTATTGTGTCCTTTAAAGGGGCGGGTCCAGGAGGGGGCGTGGGGTGGCACCACTCCCTCCAAAATGTCCATAACATAACCAAAACCACTAAAAGCCGTTCCCTCTAAGTCTAAGAGCTCGTAGTCGTTTCAATGATCTAAAATGTTCTGTTATCCTTACCGGACATTCTCGCTGGGCGCGCTGCCGCTGCTCCTGATGGCGGCACACTCCTTCTTGTGTTCGTTCCAGCAGGCGGTCTGGCAGGTGCGGTCGCAGTAGTGGGCGAATTTACACTGAACGCAGCGGTGGAGGTTGGCCTGCTGCCGAAAGCAGTTGTGGCAAACCGCAGTGGACAAACTGTAGAAGGGAAAACGACAGGATAGTGAGATGAATGGATAGGCATCGGAACCACTTAAATAAAGGTGACGTTTATACGACCAGGTGTGAGtctgattagccgttacaagccgtctGCCTCTCCTGACATCACaagtctaggtggacacacccacttgtgatgtcagaagaggcagattttcaaaaacggcttataacggctaatcacactcacacctggtggtttaaTCTGTCACCTTTAAAGGCGCTATAGGTAAGATTTGAGAGTTttaaagagggagagggctcTCCTTGCTAGAGCACCTTTAAACTTACTATAATCATTCATCATCATATAAATCAATATGTCCTTTATCCTTGCTAAGACATTGTTAAGAAGAAATCACTGTTTTCAACAATGATCATCAACAATGATGATTTTTTTGCACCACACTTTATTTCGTATATACagtcattgtttttattgtgtctAAAGTTACAGTGAGAATCGATCAATAGACCTTCGAGTAATGAATAACCGAAAAGCTTTGGTAACTTAAATACTTCACAATAGAAACCATTACTTTACTATTAACTACTTTAATAACAAAAATCATTGTCGTCTGGTGTTTATAATTCACTTAAACTCAATGAGCTTGTCACGTCAAATTGGTCCACTTTTGGGACAGCCATATTTGCAACATTTAGGATTTGCCTTTTTGTAACAGACGAGATAAAAAACACTTCTTGGTGCTTTTAAAAGTACTTTTCAAAGTTTGTTTCTCCATTGCGAGCCGCCAGACTTTGTAATGCAGAGGTTGTCTGACCTTTCGCACGTCAAGCTTGAACACAAATTCTGTACAGCGTTGAAAGGCTTATGGCTTGTCCTGTGTACACACCAGACCCAAGATTGAGGCCCGACGAGCTTCTGTGTAAACTGTTTATTCACCAGCGTCCTCTGTTTCCATTTAAAAGCAGAGCGAGACGAGCCAGCGCCTTAATGCTTGTAATGATGAATTTGGCCTTGAGACAATCTCTgttgtggtttgtttgtgtataagCAAAAAGGGCTaccgtgagacacacacacacacacacacacacacacacacacacacacacacacacacacacacacacacacacacacacacacacacacacacacacacacacacacacacacactattacacacacagcccccgcattcaaagacagacagaaacactcatacacatacaccctcagacacatgtgcacatacacacgcacgcacgcatgcaagccgatttataaatatatatatatacatgcatacaggtTTTGGATAGCTCCTGTCAGTCTTACATTAGGCAGATATCTTGgatgcatgcttgtgtgagcCAAGGTAGATACTAGCTCTTATATGGTTCTAAAACTATGCTAGCAGATCATGGCTACAAATTTCAAACCCCACTGAACATTACACATTTCAACAACATGCACTCGCAAAACGAAGAAAAGTTCCATCAAGTTCGATAATCAACAATAATTATCTTCTCCCGCTCAGAATAGTCAATGGCAAACTTATCTAGTTTGAAAGAGAATCGACGCATGAAACCTTTGATAGGCCAGAAACTGCATTGTTCACGATCAGActcaaaaaaaagaattaaaatcTAACAAATGTTTTATCAAATTCAATTTTAACATTATAAACTGTCAGAATTTATAAAAAAAcgggagaaaaaaaatgcagactCTGAAAAATGACGTCATGCAATCATGCAAAAACCACTGCCTGAACACGTATCAATGACATCACAGATCCGGCCTCAGTCTCTCCGCTGACATCAGCTAAACACGGGACCGCATACCCAGTCCTACAAACCACTTCTCTCTCTTAATCTAAATAATCCGCCGTAACTCATGTAACACAGGACTGCGTCCTCCTACCTGTCGAAGACCACGGCGGAGAAGCTGGGCTCAGCGAACACCACGTCCCCGGCCAACAGGTCCCGGGTGGCCTTCAGTCCCCGGCCCTTCACCCCGGCGTCAAACACCTCCACGTTGTCCATCGTCCCAAGAGTCattgtgtacaaacacacacacacacaaacacacaggggaccAAACGGTtaggtgagagacagagggagagagagagagggagtggggtgagagtgagagattgagagagagtgagtgggtggggggggggggggggggaggggggggggtcaacagtTCTGGTTGGAGTCTTCGTTAACAAACCTTTTGGTACCTGGCTCTCTTCAACTGCAGCCCGAAATAGCCTCACCCTCTAAGGATTTCGTCACCCGGCCGCGGCGGGGGAGAGGCAGTGGGGACGTATAGGTGGGGCGAGTGCTCTCCCATGTTTGGGTCGGACCAGGTCCCTCGTGGTGTATTTTGGTCTGGGCAGCTGTGGCTGTCAGTATGAGTCTACAGAAGACTCATGACAGGAAGCAGAGCTTCTTGAAAcactttactgtgtgtgtgtgcatggctgaAATAACACAAACTGTACGTAAACAAATCAGATTCCTCTGGACCTTCTTTACTTTTAGAGCTTGCCCAATTCATTACAAATCCCTTTTTATCTCATCCAACTTTTAGTGAACCCTGTTTTTGTAAAAAGGTACATTCAGCGTGCATTGTTCATCCTGAAGGGAATCGTTTAATGTCAATGTAATTTATAGCAAATGTGAAGCTTTTGGGAAAGCTAGCACACACTAGCTTGCCAAAGTAGTCTGTGCTGTATGGGACTGCCTCTCAAGACGTAATGCATCCGTGTATCTTTTCCTGTAGTGGCATTGGAGGAATGCAtctacgtgtgcgtgtgcatatgtgtgtgtgtgtgtgtgtgtgtgacaacatTCCACACAAGGCAATTTGTCTATTCATTGTATTTGTGTCGGAGTCACAGTGATTACGTCATACAGGTATTTTTTGGTTTGGGTTTTATTCGTTTACAGTTTTGTAGAGGAATGTATGAAGTAAATTCTGGACAAACACTACTAACATTAATAACAGATAGTAAGCTTAGACTAAGTAAACAATAGTGACAGTTGATTAACAGTTAAGGCACAATGACAGTTATCTCACAACAGTACAAATTTAGGATTGTAGAAAATAAACACGTAACTATATACCTCTGGTTCCTTGGGTTTGGTTGGAAACATAGTGCAGTGCATTCATATGCCATTTCACACTGATCAACAAAATTCTATCATTAACCAATCAAAGCACTTTTGAAACAACGTCATTTATAATGATCGTTCAATAAAACACCCTTGCTCCTCCGCAGTCCGATGGCATCACAGATTGTAAAACTATATATTACCCATTCAACACCGGACCTTTGAATGTTACCTGTTAAAAGATTTGGATTTAAACAGTAATGTCCCTAAAATCTAATTTAAAACATCTAGACGTCGTAAAAGTCGACATGTGCTCCGCTGGTGTATTCGTCTTTGAGCAGTAGCGTCGTTAGCTTAGCGCAGGACGCTTCACAGGTGAGCAGTTTGCCCTTGGAGAACATGTCTGCGAAGGTGTTCCTGAGACTGTCGTCCTCCGTGAGGGTCCGGGCTTCTAGCTGCATGCCGGTGTCCAGTGGGCCTGGGGTCAGAAGGGGAGAACCAGAATGTAAGCTAAGCGAAATAAGatgttttcatttcatccagCATTGCATTACATTCTTATTACCCACGATAACAACAACCATCTGCTTCTATAAAGCCTCACACTTTATTTGGATATTTTTGCCTACTGAATATTGGTTGATTAGCAACAATCCAATCAATAGAATGTGGTAAAACAGTGCGAAATatgaaaaatcatgttgtatCATGTTGTCATGTCATGGGCAGAGTTGTACTGATTGAAATGTATTAACAAATTTGGTATTTcttgtaaaaatatatttaaaagcaAATTTGACGTTTTATGGAGAAAGTATAATAAATAATCATAAATAATCAGGCTGaaagtataataaataaatgtaaatatatataacattatACGTATTTATAAATACAATATGCTCAAAGTATACATGTCTGTGCATCTACCCAGGTTTTTCGCTCATATGGGCGCCCATAGCTGAAACattgatgatgacgacgattaTCAAACGGCCTACAAATAGTAGGCCATTTTTCAAAGGACAACACAGGTTGAACGTCAAACTTGAGCTCCCAAACAGACGTCTCACCCGGGGAGTAGTTGACCACCCTGAGGTCGGGGCTCTCCAAGGCCAGCACCTTGAACATCATGTCGCGGGCCGCCTTCCCGCTGCAGTACAGCCCCCAAGACTGGAAGGGCTCCAGGGCGCAGCGGGACGACACGTTCACCACGGTCCGCCGCAGGCCCTCGCGCCGCGGGAACGCCTCCAGCACGCCAGCCGTCAGGCACACGGCCGAGCTGAGGTTGAACGCCATGTAGGAGGTCACCTCCGCCATGTCCGTTAAGGTCTTAGCGTAGCGCAACGCCCCCAGAGAGCCTGGGGAAAGTGATTATGAAGGAAAAGGTTTATGGGATGTAAACAATAAGCCGTGTTGAATATCTGCCTTGTaagggctaatcacactcacacctggtggtataatatatcCACTTTAAAGTTATTCGGGCATCAGGCTTCCTAATCCTAACTAGAAAATCTATTTCCTGCAGAGAACGCGGTGAGTAGTGTAGTGCAAAATACGCACGGAAATATTTGaacagaggtcaaaggtcaaacaatGGATTAAGCCTTACGGTCTAAACTATCCTTTAGACTTTCAATATCACAAGTAAGTGCTGAGTGGAGTAAATCACTCCCTGTATTACAAGGAGTTATTCCTTGTCATACCTACAACAGTGTACTTGCTTGTCCTGGAAGATGTCTGCACACATGCTTCTATGCGAGTTTGTTTGCTAAAAACAATGAAAAGTGCACCCCTGGTGGCCAACTTACAAATAACTTTACAGATTGTGCTAATGAGCTACACTCACTGCCTGGTATTTACTGGTGCAACTTAACATTAATGCTTTGTGCTATCTAATACACTACCTGAACCAAAAGATAAGCTGCATCCAACACAATACACTCAACTGTTTAGTCTGTTCAAAAAAATCCACAATCAGACTCGGAGGTTAAATTTAATCAATTAAACAATCATTTAATTATATCAATTGTAGTTACATGTCATGACAAAAACATGACATAAGTTGCATACATGTCATGTCAAAACATGACATGCAACTCCACAGAAATCCATTTCAGGAAACTAAGAAAAACTGGTATTTGACATTATGCTATTGTTAATGAGGACTGAGAAAGTCATCTTCCTACTGGCTTCATCACCAGCAGCCTCACATACAGGTTAAACGCCCCATCTCCTCAACGATACTACACACATGACTAAAGTTGAATCTGTCTCCTTTCCCACAAATGTCCCATCACGACCACCTATACAAACCCGTCTGAACACAAAGACGGGTTAGCAAAACACAGACCCTCAGACGAGATTGATTGATATGGATTAGTTCTTCAAACCCCGGGTCAACATCAGAAACGCACAGGCACGATGACCTGGCCCAGTCTCTATGTGAGATGACTCACTTGATCACAAAGGAACGAGAAGATGAGAATCGGATGAAAACCGTCAAAAACTGGATAAGCCGTCTGGGTTGAGGGTTGGAGGAGGGACAAGGGTCCGACATGTCTGCTGCTTTGGCCCTAACTTGGGGATTTCACCCGTTTAGCTGAGAAATTCTCACACTCACAGGGATACACTTTCGGTGTAGTACAAGTCTTTTGTCAACTTTTGCAAATTGTTTCAAAGCGAATAAAAAACTATTTAGCACAACAAACTTTTGTTTCTTATTTATGGGTGCAATGCCCTTTCATACGAGATTGGCAGCTTGATGGGCTGCGCAAGAGGCCTCTGCATCAACATATTGCTCTAATCTGTAGCTCATGTTTGTTATCTTTGTTCAACTAATTACAGTGCCATCAGGTGGATCTTTTTTCTACAATAACCGGCAACAACAGCTGATATTGAATGTTGACATAAAAAAGGCGTTACTGCCCCAGGTACGGACGGTTTGTCTTATGATGACATTGATCATCGAATGACCATCCAGCACTCTGCTATTTCATGTCCGACATTTTCGTGGGATGAGTCGCAAGGGACATAATGGTGATCTGTAGTATAACCAATTGTTGAATTATTCAGGCCCATCTTGTTTGACATGTGTAAGACAACCTGCGGCATCCCATGATTATCTGATTTGCAAAATTATCTTTTTAAATGGACAAACATCATGTGCAATAGATGGCACAATTCAAACGGCAACCAAAAAGGTATATCCCTCGCATCCCCGTGACGTACGTTCAGTGATTCAGCGCTCTTCTGGATCTGCTGCTTTGGTCTGATCTAATAGCTACATTCGGCAGTAAAAGTCTCCTGatgtataataaataaagaaataaatgttGAATGATAATATAAAAGTcccctgaaataaataaaaggaagttctttgtaaaatgtattttttcattgaTCAaaacctatttatttattagttgAACTATATTGATTAATTTCGAAATAAGGCCTACAGGGTTTATTTGAAtaccatatatatttatttatcaggCATATTTATTTCATATGACTTATTGCTTCCATTTTGTCGGTCTAGAGGCACTCACCGTGTTCAATTAGCCTACCGCACTGCATACAAAACCGTAAATCTAGATTCTTCTTGGTGTTATGTCATTATGGAAGAGACAGATTGACAAACGACATTGGTCGACAAATAAATACTTTTCCCCTGGTCAAAAAACCCGAATAAATGCCATAATATCCTTAAAGCGCTGAACATTTCGATATTTGAAAAGGTTTCTGTTGCTCAAAGTATACAGAGGAAGTAGAGTTATTGCTGCTTTCGGTTATCTTACATGCATGCGTCTAACAGAGGATTGTTTTCCCTTACCTGCGTTATTGACCAGTATAAGGTGATCAAAGTCTTCAGAGGAGTGTAATTTGACCGCCTTAACAACACTTTCCACCCCCTCTTTCACCCCCAGATCTGCGACTACATATTTAACGATGACGCCCGCTTTTCCAGCTTTAGAAGCGGCCAGTTCGGCTTGGAGCGTCTGCAGGGCTTCGGCATTTCTAGCGGCTAGGACCAGCACGGATTTGGGCTTGACCAGCTCGGAGATCTGGAGGGCTGTGGTTCGGCCGAATCCGCGAGAAGCTCCGGTGATGATGCACAAGGCTCTCCCCAGGTCTTTCGCGTCGAGGGCTTGCATGTTGTCAGGAGATGTCAATTAAATGCTGGTAAAAAAGGACCAGGGAACTAAGACGTGTATGTTAACGTAGATATGTTCACTGTCTACTTAAATAACGTGGCGCTATAAAACACGCCCCCTGGAGATTAGAAACATATGAGTCACCCCGTCACTGCTCCCGTTGAACCGTAGAGCTTAACTGTAGCATAATTGTTCATCATTGTTTATTCTGGTGTGTTGTTCTTGGAGCCAGATATGTGGCTGTAGGTTCAAATGTATTGCAACATTGACATGAATTAGGTTCAATTCGAGGTGGGGAAATGTATAGGCTACTGCATGGTTAATGGTCTTTCCACCAACAAGACATTAGAACTTTGCACTTTTAAATAAATACTTTGTTTGTGTCCAATCCTGTAACCGAAACCTGTAGATCCCATGACAACACATCAGACCACACATCCTGTTGGCAGCCCCTCCCCAGGACCCAGCCAATGAGAACAGATTTTAAGGCAGGCTTCACTTTTTCACAGAGCTCCCGCTTCAAAGTGCCGCCCTGCAGAACTATGGGTAAGACGATGGGTTTGTGGGGGTAAGGTGAGGTCACCAAGGCCGCCAGGCTTGGTAGTAGCCTACCATTTAGCACTAATAttagggaaaatacagtttttgGGGTGTTGGAAAATCAGATAATCCTGAATA
It encodes:
- the smyd1a gene encoding histone-lysine N-methyltransferase SMYD1a, encoding MTLGTMDNVEVFDAGVKGRGLKATRDLLAGDVVFAEPSFSAVVFDSLSTAVCHNCFRQQANLHRCVQCKFAHYCDRTCQTACWNEHKKECAAIRSSGSAPSENVRLAARMLWRIQRDTGVVSDGQLTSVDELVDHVSDLTDEDREELQIDVHKFMDFWPKNPRKPQPVEYISHIFGIIKCNAFTLSDQRGLQAVGVGLFPNLCMVNHDCWPNCTVILNHGNQSALNPALHSKRRIELRALEKVAEGVELTVSYVDFLNLSAERQRILKKQYHFNCTCKHCTEHIKDDLMMAAKEGEGSKPSAELIKQVTTASEECLEKVAKCRLQGDFHGVARLCGECLSAQENVLADTHLYKLRLQSTASEVLSYMHAFAEAAAYSRKTIDGYMALHHPTNAQLGMAIMRAGVTHWHAGQIEVGHELICKAYGILLITHGPNHPITQDLESMRRQTEMELKMFKQNEEVYRTMREAALKKQPAKAMAENSSTEEKIEDVSRKQ
- the spra gene encoding sepiapterin reductase a, which codes for MQALDAKDLGRALCIITGASRGFGRTTALQISELVKPKSVLVLAARNAEALQTLQAELAASKAGKAGVIVKYVVADLGVKEGVESVVKAVKLHSSEDFDHLILVNNAGSLGALRYAKTLTDMAEVTSYMAFNLSSAVCLTAGVLEAFPRREGLRRTVVNVSSRCALEPFQSWGLYCSGKAARDMMFKVLALESPDLRVVNYSPGPLDTGMQLEARTLTEDDSLRNTFADMFSKGKLLTCEASCAKLTTLLLKDEYTSGAHVDFYDV